The sequence AATAAGCACAAATCATATGTGATTATTTTGTCCCGAGACAAAAGAGAGGAGGAGCATATGTACAACCGTTTTTCTAATTTAGACCTAAGTTACTACCACGACTATCATTTGCCAATCTTGCCCATTTATTAGTTCTAGTCTTTTCTTTACGCGTATTATTAGTTGTAGTCTTAGTACATATTACATAATCCTGAAAAGTGCATCCAGTGATGGACCCAGAGACACTGAGGTTTGCCAGGGCAGCGGATAACGACGGAGCTAGATTGCACTGCATCACTGGTCACTAGACAGGGGATGTACCCTGCCATGACATTGGAGAACCGGGGCAGTCGCTCTAACTCGCCCCAATGATGGACCCGCCACTGAGTGCATCCTTCAGGCTCCTGGCGTATACTTCCAACCTCTTTAAACCTTCTCTTGGAGAATCAGCTTCACCCAAATGCTTTACCATCGCGCTGCCGATTATCACTCCATCTGCACCCCATTGTGCAACCTGTATACATCCAGTTGCAACCGTTAGGCAATAGCAACAGCAGCATAGTTAAGAATGAGTAAAAtttagaagaaaaaagaagaacaaaTGAATCTTTATATAGGGAAAACACCTTTTACCTGTCTAATATGGTCAGGGGTCGATATGCCAAACCCAACAGCCACTGCTTTGTTAGTGACCTGCATATACAAAAACATAACTACATAAGCTTCTTGAAGGACAGTCACAATATAGCTAGACTAGAGAAAATAATTGTTACCATTTCCTGCAAAAAGGGACAATTTATCATTTATTTTCTACAAACCTGCTTAATCTCCTTGAGAAGATCCTTCACCCGCGGGTTCACATCTGGGCGGGCTCCTGTAACTCCGTTGATACTTACCTGTGTAATAGTATGTGATTAAGACGTTCATTGCAACGAAGCAGTTTGGATTTTAACCATACATCTACTTGGCACTTACAAGGTAAACAAACCCTTCGGAAGCTATTGTGATCTCATTCATCATGTCTGCCTTTGTAGATGGTGTTGTGAGCAGCACCTGCACCCATCACTTCATCAGCCTGGAGTACAACTACACTGTTAATGCTTAATGACAAAAAACGATTTTGATTATTTGCTATGTTTTACTTTTCCGTTTGATGATTTCCCTTGACTTATCTCAATGATAAAAAAATCTCCAAGGTGTTATTAGGCATATGAGGTCCTCGGGGTCGGGGTACACTGATTTCTCATGCCGGCATGGCTCCGATCCTCTTCAGTGGTCTTGATTGTAGTGTGTTAGGGGTGGTCTGCACTTGTGCCACTCACTTGgtgccttttatttttctttcgacTAGCAGCTTGCATGAGGGTTTACTCAACACTTTATATCATTTTGGTCGTTTGTGCCTTTACCTAGGGGGGTGTTACTAGGCATACGAGGTTCTCGGGGCACGGTGATTTCTCATGCCAGCACGGCTCCGGCCACTTCTGTACTCTTGGTTGTAGTGTGCTAGGGGTGGCCTCTCCTACTTTTTCATACTTGGTGTTGGGTTAGGGGACTTGTGCCACTAGCCCgatgttttttatttttctttcgacCTGGTTGCAAGAGGGTTTACTCACCATTTTATATCGGCTTGGTCGTTTGTGcctttatatataaagtgggaGCAAGACTGTTTCACGTGTTATTAGACATACCAGCTCGATGTCGTTCTTTATGGCTTCATTCCTAAGAACACTTGTCTCAATATAAGGAAGATCAGGTACTATAAGACCTGTAGTACATGAAGAGCGAATTAGTAACTCCATAATATTTTTAGAAGTTACAAAGTTTATAATAATGAATATTGACCTGAAAACTATATTCCTTCCCAAAAAATTGtataaaaaaatactccctccgtttctaaatatttgtctttctagagatttcaaatggactacacatacggatgtatatagacatattttagagtgtagattcactcattttgttccgtatgtagtcacttgttaaaatctttagaaagacaagtatttaggaaggGGGGAGTATAGAGTAGCTGCATGTTTCGATTTTTTTTGCATAAAGAACCACCTGCGTCAACGAAGAAGACAACTGTTTACCTCGTACGCCGGCCTCTCTGGCTGCAGCGGTGAAGCTCCCCGTTCCCCGCCGCGCGATTGGGTTGAAGTAAGAGAAGATGACCACCGGGCAGGACAGCTCCGGCGTCACCTCCTTCAGCATCGCCATCACGGCGTCCGTTGTCACGCCGGCCGAGAGTGCCCGCGCAGCGGATGCCTGGATGACGGGGCCGTCGGCGTAGGGGTCGGAGAACGGCATGCCGACCTCTATGACGTCGGCACCGAGGGTGTCGAGGAGCCTGAGCGCCTCCGCCGTCGTGGCCAGGTCGGGATCGCCGGCGGTGATGTACGGGATGAACGCCGTCTGTGTGAAGTCAAAAAACTTAAGTATCGGCCGGTCCATGCGTTGCATCGTggtgcaaaaataaaataaacttggtGCGCTGCATGTACGTACCTTGCCCTTGTGTCTGGCCTGGGACATGGCCTTCGCTACCGACATGCCGCTCTTACCGGCCGGTGCCGGGGCAAGCAAGGTCGCCGCTGCGCGCGCCCTGACCGCAAGCCTCCTCGCCGTCGGCATGACCACCGCCGGGTCGACCGAGGCCGCGGCCAGTGCCCTGGCGACGAAAGGCCTCCCCGGTGTGGCCACTGCCACTGCGGCCCTGGCGTGGCTTCCCTGGAGGCTCGACGGAGGCGAGGAAGACGGCGAGAGGGACGCCTTGAGCGCTAAAGCCATCCACGTAGCTAAGGATGCTATTACTCACTTCAGTGTATCTATGGAAGAACACCTGGACACACTTGAACTTGATGGAATCAAAGTGTAGGATGCTGAGCAATCGATGAGTAGAATGGAGTGCTGTGCTTGTTGTTatatagcagtagcagtagcacagGCTAGACTGTTAGCTAGGTGGAAGCTTGGAGGAAATAGTACACACGGATCGCTTTAGTTTAATTCAGCTATGCTACACTTACTAGACATATTTTATGGAATTATCTTATTTTTAATAGAATTATCTTATTATTTTGATAAAGAATgaattttattaactcaaaataaaGAATCAAGGAGATACAAACACAACGAGCACACACCAGATCTGCTCATAGTTCCAACaccaacacatacacacacacaaatcACATCGGCAACTAATAAGTCAAACAAAACCGAAATTACGACTAGGtgcagaaagaagaaaaaaaagttaGGCACAAAAGGAATTGCCGAAGCAATCAAACGACAACAGCAGCATCTACCACTATCCTATCCTTGGTAACACACAAACTATGATAAAGGTTCTTCAAAAACAATGCTTCCAAGAAGAAAAACGACATACCTACGCTATCGCCACCAGATCTAACCACGAAAGGTTAGATACTTAGAACCCTGAAGAGCAGGTGTGAGCATCTCCAACCAAAGGCTTCAACAAGGAAATCGGCGTCTAAACACCGCATTGCCAAGTATAACGAAGTATGACCAGACCTAGGATTTGTAGCCCGGAAACTCAAGGCCCGATACTCGAAGAGCACCACTGAATGACAACCACTGTATGAACTCTTTCACAATTCACACTGATTGTCTTCAAGTTGTTCAAACTATTAATGATGGAGGTTTCTCGGCTACATCAGCAAGTGCAGTTTACACGGATTGTAATATTCTTCTTGCTGGTTTTGATAATGTTCTTGTGAAACATTGTAATAGGAAGGCCAATGTAGTGGCGCATGAGCTAGCTAGAAATTATGTGGCTATGTCTAGAACTTGTGTTTGGGACGATGATCTCCCTAGCTTTATTTTTGTGAGTTTGCTGAATGATATAACTCTTTTATCTAATCAAGAAAGCTCGCCATGATCGCTTTCCTAAAAAATGATTTGTCCCGTATGGTCCCCTTATTGTGTTCTAAAAAATATTCGACCGCCGTGACAACGCACGGGCACATAGCTAATAATTACCAAAAAATAATGAATGTTGAAACACGTCCACACAAGGCATCACTGGGCAATCTAGCTAAACTTCCCTCAGATCCCTTTTAGCCACCTAAAAATATTTGCTTGAGAAGTTAAGCCCTatcttttttgaacatcagtacagatgcaagcgctcatacatgcatacgcgcatacactcaccccctatgaacgcacacacgcataccctatctctatgagcacctccgagagactgggccggtatatcatcttgaaatttacgaagtcattgTAGGCGCATCGTCATCGACGAAAACGTCTTCTCTCACTGAAAGTGCATCGCTAAAAAtgctaaaataaatccaggaataatgcgagcaccagaacttgaaccctgatgggccgGGGATATCACTGGCGCTCTAACCATCCAATCATAGGTTGGTTCGCAGTTAAGCCCTATCTAGGAGGTGACATCTCAACGATTTGATACGTGTCTTGAGTTGGAAGGCTCCGTTTTTGTCAAGTCACGAGGCATAAATATCGTCCTTGGGACACTGACGGTGCATGGCTTGATAGTCTAGACAGGGAAACTGATTGATACGGACACAAAAAGTAACACATTCATGTGTGAAGCCGATAAGAAGAATCTGTTTGTTTCATTCTGCATTGTAGTGCGTCCAGTTGGCTGACAGGTCAGGTGTAGGCCGATTCACCAAGCTGCACCCCACGTTGGCGCGCGCTTCCAcactttttttttcagaaaaactttcaatctattcatcttcgatCATGGTCCTTTGGTCTTCGGCCGGGCATCCTTATCGTCGTCTTTTGAGCGCGAAAGGCATATATGGCCTGCCTCAATTTTTTTCCCTACAAACCTAGACAAAATTTAAATTGTTTGGTTTCAGAATAAAAAACATCCGCCTTCTTTTCAAACATGAAGGGAGTTGAGGAACCCAGTGGTGGAGCCAGCCCGCTTCGACCTTTACTCCTTAAGCCTGGGCTTGAACTGCAAAAACGTATTACATTTACTTACAGAGGTAGTACTAACTAAACTTTTCACTAGCAGTGCATGCAGAGCGTGTGTCGCGTGGATAAGCACGCAACGAGAAGGAATCTGCAGGTGCTGAATAGAAttccaagaagaagaaaaaacacaaAATAACAATCATACATTCGCAAACCTCAAAAGGCGCCACAAAATTTGCATTTCACTTTCACGAGGAAGAAAGTGAGAAGGGGCTATAGGCGTTGATGTTTGTccgaaaaagtaaaaaaaaaaaaagGGCTGTAGACGTTGATGTTTTGTTGGTGGTTCCTCGGGATTGTTGCAGTGTTAATGGCGAAGATATTTCAATTTATTTCTTGAAGAGGTTTGGGACAATGGTGCGGCTTTTTGCCATGGCGCTAAGCACTATGTCGAGCCACGTTAATATGTGTGAAACCATATATTCCATGCCCCGTCCTTTGACAGGGGTAAGAGATGGCTTGACTAGTATGTTTCAAGAAATTTCAAGGATGACAAAGATGTTACCAAGTAGGGTAGGGGCGTAGGGCTCGTCGCTTCCGCCCATTACTTTTGAGCTGGGCAAAAAGAAGCGTGAGAGAAAAAAAACCTAGTGCCATCACCCTTCTAGATGTTATCGTTATACTAGTTGTACCACCACAAAAATGGTTTTATAAATTTCTGAAACAATTGAGTATGTAGAGACAacatgtcactagtagaaaaacacctaatagtcccggttcataagggcctttagtcccggttcatgaatcgggactaatgggtcgttaataatacctccacccattagtcccggttcaaacacgaaccgggaccaatgtgcctccacgtggccctgtgcgccgagcccagtcagggggcctttggtcccggttggtggctccaaccgggaccaaaaggcatccatgcgtcagcattccagtgactggggtttttgtttttttttaaggaggggaggttgggggttttgggggattaatttaggtgtttcatatattgtgttagctagctaattaatagagagaagtgtcctctcttatgtccgtgcttggacgctacgtactatatatacataagtgatcgagagaaccattcagtacagaagttcgtcatgcataccgagagaagtgatcgatcgacctctccttcttcgagagattgatcgaacaacaagttttcgtatcatgtatccgacgctactggctacatacatgtacaatatgtataagatctcttaattacaaacccctagcatttgaaatcaatttccacatggtattctccggttttactgatgacgtggtccAGAAAGAATCCCGCagattcctcttgaattgctttcatgcgatctggttctaggagttcattccgcatctgccacgtctaatttgaagaagggggttaattaatacatatatatgaatgaaactcaacagaaatgatggtgtaataaaatgaaattgtgaatattattgcttacgcacttcatattgtcttttagagtagccccgcttgtttttcaaagtcgcggtgtggatgaactcgcacacgtagtatccacagaaatcattgccttcctcctgccacaagcactttacgagaaatagaggtcaatcaaagtgataataaaacattataaatggcattgatgaaagtatagctatagaatcaacgggagatgcgcgcaactagctagccagtagtacttactttcgggtatgtatatcgcagctccttcggcagtcccggagcttctgcggtgaactatttccaaaccctgcaagacaaagaaaataattattattacttgagatatcaggaaatgaacaaaaagttgccaatatggtgcgataatgatcgattgaacttacttgttgagcatttcagtcatgtctgcatagctttcgggatctttccgtctcgagtctaagacggttactagtccccgctcaagcttaatctccagaagaatatagtggtacctgcacacacatgcataactcatcaattacattactataacctcgctcgagtaataagggaaaccgaatatgcatacgacagtaacactcacttgccgttgtaaggaaagagtatggtatctttgttttgattttttatcaacaatcgtagcaagttgtcctcagcctctttgacgttcttttcaaccagaaatacatctatgatatttgtgttaatgaacccaatatcataaatttcttgttttttgcactcgacgatcttcaatctgcataatatattgaggataattaattataaatacatgcaatgaaagagccgagctatatataaagacttaatgacagaaatagtacttacaggcagtagcaaaagaccattaatttatcgagggccttttgattgaaaaactcgaagaactcctcaaatggaacagtcaacagatcatttgcaacgagatcgtgctcctctttaatatgcagatacaaagcattcttaccctcagactctctgcaggtttccatgtaccaattatggaatctttgcatcattgttgtcagagatttttcatctttgacgagaggcttcccgtactcgtatctgtgttcgtccacctccaagaaatcaggaagtgcatcgtcaggcaggtaatcatcaagattgccataaccggccaccgtccccggagcattagacacattgagtggggggcacgattgttgtgcttgttcgccgagctgggcaattttttcccctttgctcgttcttttgaccttttagcactgacagtagttcccgaccgctgggcttggagatatgtttgttcagtaatgcgctcatagttggttctcggcggagactttggtggtttcctcagggcatcgatagtgcactttgctttcaccggatctaccttctcctccggaggtggatgtctctttgctttcaccccttcaaagaactccttcacgtgggtccgcacaatcgtatcgttttcctcctcggacctctcgtacggtaacttctctagaggcttgagagatgatggaccgtatttgtattgcctcccgcctctggttgtgctgctagacgctggagcagacggagcggctgcggcatccgtcttctttcgtgcttgcttacgaggcggaggagaaggagtacgacgtgccggagcatccggggcggcggcgggtctcttccgcccttgctggcgaggcggagaaggaggatgctgctggctgctcgggagcgccggcgcaggcggagaaggaggcggagtgccgccatgcgccggagaaggaggcggagtgccgccacgcgtgccctgatcgtcactcgccggaggaggaggcggtggaggaggcggagtgccctgactcgccggagcaggaggcggaggcggaggcgtctgttggaaatatgccctagaggcaataataaattgattattattatatttccttgttcatgataatcgtttattatccatgctagaattgtattgataggaaactcagatacatgtgtggatacatagacaacaccatgtccctagtaagcctctagttgactagctcgttaatcaatagatggttacggtttcctgaccatggacattggatgtcgttgataacgggatcacatcattaggagaatgatgtgatggacaagacccaatcctaagcctagcacaagatcatgtagttcgtatgctaaagcttttctaatgtcaagtatcatttccttagaccatgagattgtgcaactcccggataccgtaggagtgctttgggtgtgccaaacgtcacaacgtaactgggttgctataaaggtacactacgggtatctctgaaagtgtctgttgggttggcacgaatcgagattgggattttgtcactccgtgtaaacggagaggtatctctgggcccactcggtaggacatcatcataatgtgcacaatgtgaccaaggggttgatcacgggatgatgtgttacggaacgagtaaagagacttgccggtaacgagattgaacaaggtatcggtataccgacgatcgaatctcgggcaagtaccataccgctagacaaagggaattgtatacgggattgattgagtccttgacatcgtggttcatccgatgagatcatcgtggaacatgtgggagccaacatgggtatccaaatcccgctgttggttattgaccggagaacatctcggtcatgactacatgtctcccgaacccgtagggtctacacacttaaggttcgatgacgctagggttataaagaaagtttgtatgtggttaccgaatgttgttcggagtcccggatgatatcccggacgtcacgaggagttccggaatggtctggaggtaaagatttatatataggaagtcctgtttcggccatcgggacaagtttcggggtcatcggtattgtaccgggaccaccggaagggtcccgggggcccaccgggtggggccacctgccccggggggccacatgggctgtagggggtgctccttggcctacatgggccaagggcaccagcccctagaggcccatgcgccaagatataggaaaaaggggagagtcctaaagggggaaggcacctccgaggtgccttggggaggatggactccttcccccctcttagccgcaccccttccttggaggaaggggcaaggctgcgcctcccccctctcccctgcccctatatatagtggaggggagggagggcatccatacctgagcccttggcgcctccctccctcccgtgacacctcctcctctcccgtaggtgcttggcgaagccctgcaggattgccacgctcctccatcaccaccacgccgttgtgctgctgctggatggagtcttcctcaacctctccctctctccttgctggatcaaggcgtgggagacatcgtcgagctgtacgtgtgttgaacgcggaggtgccgtccgttcggcactaggatcatcggtgatctgaatcacgacgagtacgactccatcaaccccgttcacttgaacgcttccgcttagcgatctacaagggtatgtagatgcactctctttctactcgttgctggtctctccatagatagatcttggtgattcgtaggaaatttttttgaatttctgctacgttccccaacagtggcatcatgagctaggtctattgcgtagattctttgcacgagtagaacacaaagtagttgtgggcgtcgatattgttcaatatgcttgccgttactagtcttatcttgattcggcggcatcgtgggatgaagcggcccggaccaaccttacacgtacgcttacgtgagaccggttccaccgactaacatgcactagttgcataaggtggctggcgggtgtctgtctctcccactttagtcggatcggattcgatgaaaagggtccttatgaagggtaaatagcaattggcatatcacgttgtggttcatgcataggtaagaaacgttcttgctagaaacccatagcagccacgtaaaacatgcaaacaacaattagaggacgtctaacttgtttttgcagggtatgctatgtgatgtgatatggccaaaaaggatgtgatgaatgatatatgtgatgtatgagattgatcatgttcttgtaataggaatcacgacttgcatgtcgatgagtatgacaaccggcaggagccataggagttgtctttatttatttgtgacctgcgtgtcaacttaaacgtcatgtaattactttactttattgctaaccgttagccatagtagtagaagtaatagttggcgaggcaacttcatgaagacacgatgatggagatcatgatgatggagatcatggtgtcatgccggtgacgatgatgatcatggagccccgaagatggagatcaaaaggagcaaagtgatgatggccatatcatgtcactatttgattgcatgtgatgtttatcatgtttatacatcttatttgcttagaacgacggtagtaaataagatgatcccttacaacaatttcaagaagtgttctcccctaactgtgcaccgttgcgacagttcgtgtttcgaagcaccacgtgatgatcgggtgttagattctaacgttcacatacaacgggtgtaagacagatttacacacgcgaaacacttagggttaacttgacgagcctagcatgtacagacatggcctcggaacacggagaccgaaaggtcgagcatgagtcgtatagaagatacgatcaacatgaagatgttcaccgatgatgactagtccgtctcacgtgatgatcggacacggcctagtttgactcggatcatgtaatcacttagatgactagagggatgtctatctgagtgggagttcataagatgaacttaattatcctgaacatagtcaaaaggtttttgcaaattatgtcgtagctcacgctatagttctactgtttagatatgttcctagagaaaaattagttgaaagttgatagtagcaattatgcggactaggtccgtaaactgaggattgtcctcattgcttcatagaaggcttatgtccttaatgcaccgctcagtgtgctgaacctcgaacgttgtctgtggttgttgcgaacatctgacatacacgttttgataactacatgatagttcagttaaacggtttagagttgaggcaccaaagacgtttttgaaacatcgcgaaacatatgagatgttttgagggctgaaattgggatttcaggctcgtgcccatgtcaagaggtataagacctccgatgactttcttaacctgcaaactaaggagaaaagctcaattgttgagcttgtgctcagattgtctgagtacaacaatcatttgaatcgagtgggagttgatcttccagataagacagtgatggttctccaaagtcattgccaccaagctgttagagcttcgtgatgaactataacatatcagggatagatatgatgatccttgaggtattcgcgatgtttgacaccgcgaaagtaggaatcaaaaaggagcatcaattgttgatggttggtgaaaccactagtttcaagaagggcaagggcaagaagggatacttcatgaaacggcaaatcagctgctgctctagtgaagaaacccaaggtaaaacccaaacccgagactaagtgcttctgtaataaggggaacaaccactagagcagaattaccctagatacttggtagataagaaggctggcaaggtcgatagaagtatattggatatacattgtgttaatgtgtactttgctagtactcctagtagcaccagggtattagataccggttcggttgctaagtgttagtaactcgaaacaaaaggctacggaataaacggagactggctaaaggtgagctgacaatatgtgttggaagtttttccaagcttgatatgatcaagcatcgcacgctccctctaccaaagagattggtgttaaacctaaataattgttatttggtgtttgcgttgagcatagacatgattggattacgtctatcgcaatacggttattcatttaaggagaataatggttactctgtttatttgaataataccttcaatggtcttacacctgaaatgaatggtttatctcgatcgtagtgatacacatgttcatgccaaaagatagtaatgatagtaccacctacttgtggcactgccacgtaagtcatatcggtataaaacgcatgaagaagctcca comes from Triticum aestivum cultivar Chinese Spring chromosome 5B, IWGSC CS RefSeq v2.1, whole genome shotgun sequence and encodes:
- the LOC123117220 gene encoding tryptophan synthase alpha chain, which encodes MALALKASLSPSSSPPSSLQGSHARAAVAVATPGRPFVARALAAASVDPAVVMPTARRLAVRARAAATLLAPAPAGKSGMSVAKAMSQARHKGKTAFIPYITAGDPDLATTAEALRLLDTLGADVIEVGMPFSDPYADGPVIQASAARALSAGVTTDAVMAMLKEVTPELSCPVVIFSYFNPIARRGTGSFTAAAREAGVRGLIVPDLPYIETSVLRNEAIKNDIELVLLTTPSTKADMMNEITIASEGFVYLVSINGVTGARPDVNPRVKDLLKEIKQVTNKAVAVGFGISTPDHIRQVAQWGADGVIIGSAMVKHLGEADSPREGLKRLEVYARSLKDALSGGSIIGAS